One Curtobacterium sp. BH-2-1-1 genomic region harbors:
- a CDS encoding zinc-binding alcohol dehydrogenase family protein: protein MTTTAPNSSANRNIPTMTRAFLAQGGRSIRDEDAFLAQEVPLPQLGPRDLLVRIEAVSVNPVDTKSRQGLRSGTRQLGWDASGTVEAVGEQVTRFAAGDAVWYAGALNRPGTNAELHTVDERLVGRRPTTLDHAEAAALPLTGITAWETLFERFRLTSDSAGTLLVVGAPGGVGSVLIQLAKARTALTVIGTAGRAESQQWVTKMGADHVVDHHDLVRGVRSVAPDGVDFVFTAHSANNVAAFADIVRPFGEITAIDDPRGLDLYPLKRKSIAWHWELMFTRSAYGTPDMGAQGKLLDALADLVDAGQVRSTATSIVRGFDAAGLREAHRQVADGTAIGKVVVAR, encoded by the coding sequence ATGACCACCACCGCCCCTAACAGCAGCGCCAATCGGAACATCCCCACAATGACACGGGCGTTCCTCGCACAGGGCGGACGCTCGATCCGCGACGAAGACGCTTTCCTCGCGCAGGAAGTTCCCCTCCCGCAGCTTGGCCCTCGCGATCTGCTCGTGCGCATCGAAGCGGTGTCGGTGAACCCCGTTGACACAAAAAGTCGACAGGGGCTCCGTTCCGGTACAAGACAGCTCGGCTGGGACGCGTCGGGAACAGTGGAGGCCGTCGGGGAGCAGGTCACTCGCTTCGCTGCAGGCGACGCGGTCTGGTACGCCGGCGCGCTCAACCGCCCCGGAACGAACGCAGAACTTCACACCGTCGACGAACGTCTTGTCGGTCGTCGGCCGACTACTCTCGACCACGCTGAGGCGGCCGCACTGCCCCTCACCGGTATCACCGCCTGGGAAACCCTCTTCGAACGTTTCCGGCTCACATCAGATAGCGCGGGCACGCTGCTCGTCGTCGGAGCGCCCGGCGGTGTCGGCTCCGTGCTCATTCAGCTCGCGAAGGCACGAACCGCGCTCACGGTCATCGGTACAGCCGGCCGCGCGGAAAGCCAACAGTGGGTTACCAAGATGGGCGCGGACCACGTGGTGGACCATCACGATCTCGTGCGAGGCGTCCGGTCCGTGGCGCCCGACGGCGTCGATTTCGTCTTCACTGCCCACTCCGCCAACAACGTTGCCGCCTTCGCCGACATCGTCCGGCCGTTCGGCGAGATCACTGCCATCGACGACCCGCGCGGGCTGGACTTGTACCCGCTGAAGCGCAAGTCGATCGCCTGGCACTGGGAGCTGATGTTCACCCGGTCTGCGTACGGCACGCCAGACATGGGCGCGCAAGGAAAGCTGCTTGACGCATTGGCGGACCTGGTAGACGCCGGTCAGGTCCGATCCACCGCGACTTCGATTGTGCGGGGATTCGACGCAGCAGGCCTCCGCGAGGCGCACCGGCAGGTCGCCGACGGAACGGCGATTGGGAAGGTCGTCGTCGCTCGCTGA
- a CDS encoding aldo/keto reductase, with amino-acid sequence MNMSDALPITASVAGTFRIGGDLPVARLGFGSMQLPGRNAFGPSRDPEGARGVLRRAVELGVTLIDTADAYGPEVAENLIGEALSPYRAEVVIATKGGFVRGRRGEWIVNGRPEHLREAVQGSLRRLRLDRIDLYQLHRIDQRVPLDEQMGTLAALREEGLIRHVGLSEVSVAELLAAQRIVPIATVQNLYNLVERSSEDLVRVTAELGIGFIPWFPLATGGLTRGAGALGAMAARAGASPSQVALAWLLQHAPNVLPIPGTSNAEHLEENIAAAAVKLSPSDIALLNAAA; translated from the coding sequence ATGAACATGTCCGACGCACTCCCTATCACCGCCTCAGTCGCCGGGACCTTTCGGATCGGCGGGGATCTCCCGGTCGCCCGGCTCGGCTTCGGCTCGATGCAACTTCCAGGTCGAAACGCATTTGGACCGTCCCGCGATCCCGAAGGCGCGCGAGGGGTCCTCCGCCGAGCAGTGGAACTCGGCGTCACCCTCATCGACACCGCCGACGCGTACGGTCCAGAAGTCGCCGAGAACCTCATAGGAGAAGCCCTCTCCCCCTACCGTGCGGAGGTGGTGATCGCGACCAAGGGCGGCTTCGTCCGCGGGCGAAGGGGCGAGTGGATTGTGAACGGACGACCAGAACATCTCCGAGAAGCAGTGCAGGGCAGCCTCCGCAGGCTCCGTCTTGACCGGATTGACTTGTATCAGCTCCACCGCATCGACCAGCGTGTTCCCCTCGACGAGCAGATGGGCACCCTCGCAGCACTCCGAGAAGAGGGACTCATCCGTCACGTCGGACTGAGTGAGGTAAGTGTCGCGGAACTTCTCGCAGCGCAGCGGATCGTCCCGATCGCGACTGTGCAGAACCTCTACAACTTGGTCGAGCGCTCCTCGGAGGATCTGGTGCGCGTCACGGCAGAACTCGGCATCGGGTTCATTCCGTGGTTCCCGTTGGCGACCGGAGGCTTGACCCGTGGAGCGGGAGCGCTCGGTGCGATGGCGGCACGCGCAGGCGCGTCACCGTCTCAGGTCGCTCTTGCGTGGCTTCTGCAGCATGCACCCAATGTGTTGCCCATTCCGGGGACGTCAAACGCGGAGCACCTCGAGGAGAACATCGCCGCTGCAGCAGTGAAACTGTCGCCGAGCGACATCGCCCTGCTCAACGCGGCCGCATAG
- a CDS encoding NB-ARC domain-containing protein, which translates to MLLQLGRTRDTNDSAPSSVDDFTARDAEVARILQRAKDAPTSLITVSGGPGVGKTALAAEALHRRGGGWVHVDLAGQTSAPLSALEVVRRLITLASRGADEPPASLEAALATWRAVSARYGRPVLLDDAADESQVRLAIDSSEATAPIVVTSRRLLAGLDADLRIAVAPLSHVDSLALLLRIAPDAADSTSLSALVDRCAGIPLALRVAGLRVSAPGVDADSFLHAMELEEQHLSALQTEAISVEATFAVSYRQLPQLTSRVFRSLSVIDGTTFDATIGAAPLGIRVDEAEDALEELVDFGLLEPRAGNRYHLHDLLRAFAASRLQIGNGKESAAQCRVRLHQSVVDTLRAAAGWFAPTGHPAASSVFSGAAPARAWIVTESDHWWAAFNALRTSQEREAPRSVVHLAAELQWFSNLWPAWGHWYELFEAGAEIARAIGDLEAASRLLGLQTWAALMERGDREGALLLATAALNDASVTHNDAVIANAEYHVAWAHLALRQPELALPHIDAAIEGNKRSGDDEALVQCRSMAGAALHLLGRHDEAITSFRAVLQDLERAADGDPGTAFSRVVAYEEIAKSANALGRWREAMDAAGAGMEIADAMSWDTGSARALRQRAEAALGAGMAEEAEDDVRRAVELVDASRGDAQALAVLDDLGQLAERAANLRTQAS; encoded by the coding sequence ATGCTCCTGCAACTCGGCCGAACCCGTGACACCAACGACTCAGCGCCGTCCAGCGTTGACGACTTCACTGCCCGTGATGCAGAGGTCGCGCGCATCCTTCAGCGCGCGAAGGACGCACCCACGTCTCTCATCACCGTCTCTGGGGGTCCTGGTGTCGGTAAGACCGCGCTTGCAGCGGAAGCGCTGCACAGACGTGGCGGTGGGTGGGTGCACGTCGATCTCGCCGGGCAGACCTCAGCGCCGCTGTCAGCGCTCGAGGTCGTTCGACGTTTGATCACTCTTGCTTCCAGAGGCGCGGACGAGCCTCCAGCCAGTCTCGAGGCAGCGCTCGCGACGTGGCGAGCGGTCAGCGCCCGATACGGACGGCCGGTACTGCTCGACGACGCCGCGGACGAGTCACAGGTCCGACTGGCCATCGACTCCTCGGAGGCGACGGCGCCGATCGTCGTCACCTCTCGCCGTTTGCTTGCGGGACTGGACGCGGACCTACGCATCGCCGTAGCTCCCCTTTCCCACGTGGACAGCCTTGCCTTACTTCTGCGGATCGCCCCCGACGCCGCGGACAGCACATCACTATCTGCCCTAGTCGACCGGTGTGCAGGGATCCCGTTGGCGTTGCGGGTCGCCGGCCTTCGGGTAAGTGCCCCCGGTGTGGACGCCGATAGCTTCTTGCACGCCATGGAGCTCGAAGAACAGCACCTGTCTGCGCTGCAGACGGAAGCGATTTCGGTGGAGGCAACTTTCGCTGTTTCCTACCGACAGTTGCCCCAACTGACGTCGAGGGTGTTCCGATCGCTTTCGGTGATTGACGGAACAACGTTCGATGCAACGATTGGGGCAGCACCGCTTGGGATACGGGTGGATGAGGCCGAGGACGCGCTCGAAGAGTTGGTTGATTTCGGCCTACTTGAACCACGCGCCGGGAACCGTTACCACCTGCACGACCTCTTACGAGCGTTCGCAGCCAGCCGACTGCAGATTGGGAACGGGAAGGAGTCTGCAGCGCAGTGTCGTGTACGTCTTCACCAATCGGTAGTGGACACGCTTCGAGCTGCAGCTGGATGGTTCGCTCCGACCGGGCATCCGGCCGCATCATCGGTGTTCAGCGGAGCAGCTCCCGCGAGAGCATGGATTGTGACTGAGTCTGACCATTGGTGGGCAGCTTTCAACGCGTTGCGAACAAGCCAGGAACGCGAAGCGCCGCGGAGCGTCGTCCATCTGGCAGCTGAGCTTCAGTGGTTCTCAAATCTGTGGCCAGCCTGGGGACACTGGTACGAGCTGTTCGAAGCAGGAGCGGAGATCGCGCGAGCCATCGGCGATCTCGAAGCCGCCTCGCGACTGCTGGGCCTGCAGACGTGGGCGGCGTTGATGGAGCGAGGCGATCGAGAGGGCGCGTTACTACTCGCGACGGCGGCGTTGAATGACGCATCCGTCACTCACAACGACGCCGTCATAGCGAACGCTGAATATCACGTTGCGTGGGCTCACCTGGCCCTCCGCCAACCCGAACTTGCTCTCCCACATATCGACGCTGCAATTGAAGGCAACAAGCGATCCGGAGACGACGAGGCGCTGGTCCAATGTCGGTCGATGGCCGGCGCAGCGCTCCACCTGCTCGGCAGACACGATGAGGCAATAACTTCGTTCCGAGCCGTGCTGCAAGATCTTGAACGCGCAGCCGACGGCGACCCCGGGACCGCCTTCTCGCGAGTGGTTGCATATGAGGAGATCGCAAAGTCCGCCAACGCGCTTGGCCGGTGGCGGGAAGCAATGGATGCGGCCGGAGCTGGGATGGAGATCGCTGACGCGATGTCGTGGGACACAGGCTCCGCTCGAGCGCTACGACAGCGCGCAGAGGCAGCACTCGGAGCGGGCATGGCCGAGGAGGCCGAGGATGACGTCCGGCGCGCTGTCGAACTCGTGGACGCTTCCCGCGGCGACGCGCAGGCGCTTGCAGTGCTGGACGATCTCGGCCAACTAGCGGAGCGGGCAGCGAACCTCAGGACGCAAGCCTCCTGA
- a CDS encoding helix-turn-helix domain-containing protein codes for MSDLDLAARLRTLRLGAGLTLETLAERSGVSVRGISDIERGKSIHPQPRTLQALMDGLHLDDDGRRWLRAPLLRAPLDAARADFRPPRVSDFVGRSTELARLVRALDHATESPLIVVSGPPGIGKTTLVTEAFGTSADAARRVFVDLGGHGRPSSTALEVLQRVLRQCDSGDPPGTLAAARARWIELSSQERVMVHLDNVSDEDQVRPVMVEGRTSIVATSRRPLAGLDAKRIVLNVLDAEDGARIVERAIPYEQREEGAVAELVSICDGFPLALRVAANRVASRPATSVADLVSRLRSPDRRLALLVAGDVSMSATIAVSYDDLDPDTAAVFRVTAVLDGVTFGPDTVAAALGSDPAIVEQHLETLVDLGLAEPRGADRYRIHDIIRLFALGRLQEDPVAESTARDRLTSWLLSRLLLAASAFVVPGRAPVARPYDDQDEARAWIVDEVDHWWPAFQRAASTGRHDTVLTLTSVLQWFANLWPDWGRWYELDLLAQQSAEATDDDAERSRIAGHLAWAAHIERADHALASHHAHEALSAAERSGASDLIAWGHYHVAWALLEQAEPNGAEAHALAAVTGFEAEDDPVFLHQALGMLGLVLRAQGRRTESVAALRATVEGLVTGLDPVDDRVRYAQALARAELAISLLEAGEPREALDVLDVGLGTLPGDTGTSLALLLRARAVALIALGRSGEALADVERALQSIPVRSLPARLDALQRDLTDLLDVLGGSAQ; via the coding sequence GTGAGCGACCTAGATCTCGCAGCGCGACTTCGTACCCTGCGTCTCGGCGCCGGATTGACGCTTGAGACCCTCGCTGAACGCTCGGGCGTGAGCGTTCGCGGGATCAGCGACATCGAGCGGGGGAAGAGCATCCATCCGCAGCCCCGAACGCTACAAGCGCTCATGGACGGCCTGCACTTGGATGACGATGGTCGACGGTGGTTGCGCGCGCCGTTGCTCAGAGCGCCTCTGGACGCTGCTCGGGCCGACTTCCGACCGCCCAGGGTCTCTGACTTCGTTGGTCGAAGCACCGAGCTAGCCAGACTTGTTCGCGCGCTTGACCACGCGACCGAGTCACCGCTGATCGTGGTCTCCGGACCTCCAGGCATCGGGAAAACGACGTTGGTGACGGAGGCGTTTGGTACCTCCGCGGACGCCGCCCGGCGAGTCTTCGTCGACCTCGGCGGGCACGGTCGCCCGTCCAGCACCGCGCTTGAAGTTCTGCAACGCGTTTTGCGGCAGTGCGACTCCGGTGACCCACCAGGCACACTCGCCGCTGCCCGCGCACGGTGGATCGAATTGAGCAGCCAGGAGCGCGTCATGGTGCACCTGGACAACGTGTCGGATGAGGACCAGGTGCGCCCGGTGATGGTCGAGGGGCGCACATCGATCGTCGCCACTTCCCGGCGCCCACTCGCCGGCCTCGACGCTAAGCGGATCGTGCTCAATGTCCTCGATGCTGAGGACGGAGCACGAATTGTCGAGCGAGCGATCCCATATGAACAGCGGGAGGAGGGCGCCGTTGCAGAATTGGTCTCGATCTGCGACGGATTCCCACTTGCGCTTCGAGTTGCCGCGAACCGCGTTGCCAGTCGGCCAGCGACCAGCGTCGCTGACCTTGTCTCCCGCCTTCGGTCGCCGGATCGCAGACTAGCGTTGCTGGTTGCGGGTGACGTCTCGATGTCGGCGACAATCGCAGTGTCGTACGACGACCTGGACCCGGATACCGCTGCGGTCTTCAGGGTGACCGCAGTACTTGACGGCGTTACTTTCGGACCTGACACGGTTGCAGCTGCGCTCGGCAGCGACCCCGCGATCGTTGAGCAACATCTGGAAACGCTTGTCGACCTCGGTCTTGCCGAACCTCGGGGCGCTGATCGGTACCGTATTCACGACATCATCAGGTTGTTCGCGCTTGGACGATTGCAGGAAGATCCGGTAGCGGAGTCGACGGCTCGTGACCGCCTTACGAGCTGGTTGCTGAGCCGACTTCTCCTTGCAGCGTCCGCCTTCGTGGTTCCCGGACGAGCACCGGTGGCGCGGCCCTATGACGACCAAGACGAAGCGCGAGCCTGGATCGTCGACGAAGTCGACCACTGGTGGCCGGCGTTTCAGCGTGCGGCCTCGACCGGTCGACATGACACGGTTCTCACGCTGACCTCCGTCCTGCAATGGTTCGCAAACCTTTGGCCAGATTGGGGGCGGTGGTACGAGCTTGATTTGCTCGCGCAGCAATCTGCAGAAGCCACGGATGATGATGCCGAGCGCTCAAGAATCGCCGGGCACCTTGCATGGGCTGCACACATCGAACGGGCTGACCATGCGCTCGCATCGCATCACGCCCACGAGGCGCTTTCCGCCGCCGAACGATCCGGCGCATCGGACCTTATAGCTTGGGGCCACTACCACGTCGCGTGGGCGCTTCTGGAGCAGGCGGAGCCGAACGGTGCAGAGGCGCACGCCCTGGCGGCCGTAACGGGGTTCGAAGCCGAAGACGATCCCGTTTTCCTCCATCAGGCCCTTGGGATGCTCGGGCTTGTGTTGCGCGCCCAGGGGCGGCGCACCGAGTCTGTGGCTGCGCTGCGGGCAACGGTCGAAGGACTCGTGACCGGGCTCGACCCCGTCGATGACCGCGTGCGATATGCGCAGGCTCTTGCACGAGCTGAGCTTGCAATCTCGCTGCTCGAAGCCGGCGAGCCTCGGGAGGCGCTTGATGTTCTTGACGTCGGCCTCGGGACGCTGCCTGGGGACACGGGGACTTCGCTGGCGCTGCTCCTTCGAGCGCGCGCTGTGGCGCTGATTGCGTTGGGTCGGAGCGGGGAAGCGCTCGCTGACGTGGAGCGCGCCCTGCAATCGATCCCGGTGCGCTCGCTCCCCGCTCGTCTCGACGCTCTGCAACGCGACCTCACCGACTTACTAGACGTTCTCGGCGGAAGTGCTCAGTGA
- a CDS encoding helix-turn-helix domain-containing protein, whose product MSTPHTFLGEYLRARRSLVQPEDFGIVSVRARRVPGLRRSEVANLAGISPEYYLRLEQGRDRHPSHQVLAALVRALHLNAAALEHMHRLARLDAADLNAAAVIASKDIEPGLTELVDGLTDVPALLMSAEQDVLAANRLARTIRPNLLPGRNFLLEHFTDRARAESIEWDADARRAVANLRFHGDPRSSRFREVVGTLAVRDDTFRQLWARHDVEQQVVWGARLRLGSEGDVELICHSLPVPGGSGRALLTLTAEPGSAAAQSLRKFTAQEDCDEGTSEEKVA is encoded by the coding sequence ATGTCCACTCCGCACACATTTCTCGGTGAGTACCTCCGCGCGCGCCGCTCGCTCGTTCAGCCAGAGGACTTCGGAATCGTCTCCGTGCGCGCCCGACGCGTCCCCGGTCTTCGGCGAAGCGAGGTCGCGAACTTGGCCGGCATCAGCCCGGAGTACTACCTCCGGCTCGAGCAAGGCCGCGACCGTCATCCCTCTCATCAGGTGCTCGCTGCCCTCGTGCGCGCGTTGCACCTCAACGCCGCGGCGCTCGAGCACATGCACCGGCTAGCTCGACTCGATGCCGCTGACCTGAACGCCGCAGCCGTCATCGCCTCAAAGGATATTGAGCCGGGGCTGACTGAACTCGTTGACGGCCTGACGGACGTCCCGGCGCTGCTCATGAGCGCAGAGCAAGACGTCCTCGCAGCGAACCGCTTAGCCCGAACGATTCGACCGAATCTTCTACCGGGCAGGAACTTCTTGCTTGAGCACTTCACGGACAGAGCCCGGGCGGAGAGCATCGAATGGGACGCCGACGCCCGGCGAGCGGTTGCAAACCTCCGGTTCCACGGAGACCCTCGGAGCTCTCGCTTCCGGGAAGTGGTCGGCACGTTGGCGGTGCGGGACGACACATTCCGCCAACTTTGGGCTCGTCACGACGTTGAGCAGCAAGTGGTTTGGGGCGCTCGGCTCCGGTTGGGTTCGGAGGGCGACGTTGAGCTCATCTGCCATTCGCTGCCTGTGCCTGGAGGCAGCGGTCGAGCGCTCCTGACCTTGACGGCCGAGCCGGGGAGCGCCGCCGCGCAGTCGCTCCGGAAGTTCACGGCCCAAGAAGACTGCGATGAGGGAACAAGTGAGGAAAAAGTGGCTTGA
- a CDS encoding AAA family ATPase, whose product MPEHARPLIGRDSERRIVLDALAEARAARGSAVLVLGEPGIGKSTLLDTVIAASEDQDRFLLRAKGVRSGTEIAFGALHEMLHPLLRFATALPARQSAALDVAFGRQEGPAPDRLLLGLAVLGLFEEASANGTVVAVADDLHWMDRTSVDVLEFVGSRLRDLPVLIVAATRTGTASAERAESFPSALHLGPLDDVAADRLVADVAAHLLPRDRLRVRREAYGNPLALLEFASSSSGTAGATPGERMSVRLERTFLDEVRLLPDAAQHALLLAVAGEDASVREVSEAVAEVGLDAGDLATLERAGILRRDGDKYVPRHPLVGSAHYDAADPVRRREAHEALAHVIRSPNRRALHQAEATPGLDETVASQLDAIAEAALRQGAPAEAASAWKRAADLSPGANQQAIRLVEAAEAARQAGASAEASTLLDRARPLAELSDARAQQRFARAEWMLSMTANHQGRTAVELVAFASTRADPSQRAESLLWAAAKCYIHQESEEVRETVARAIEASPVRDTEDSVLADVALALVRPGWRLNEQTIDAFLARARATDGVIVNCLAFAAEESGDMTSSDRCWTAGVRLFHEASRTSDETTALCGRASPRITAGHLSDGLADADRAERLSAELDLPVVAGMALAEAARAHARLGDGPSATDRLRSLKSIEVATGFARIVATAAWAEAIVAVDEGRHQDAVAHHARTLVNRPVALWAGADVVESALRTGDRAPAVEWLLEAAAVATSSGSAHLALLVERARGLLAGDDETAIPHLEKAVELGSSAHTPFDLAVALVHLGERLRRARRILEARDRLTEAVRIFDDIGASRWSSRARAELRATGGVAGYRASDSDSPIRLLTPQELLVSQLAATGRTNKEIADEIYLSHRTVGAHLSRAFTKLGISRRSQLNTALSASRVA is encoded by the coding sequence GTGCCCGAACACGCCAGACCACTCATTGGTCGCGACTCCGAGCGTCGCATTGTCTTGGATGCCCTCGCCGAAGCTCGAGCCGCACGCGGAAGCGCCGTGCTCGTTCTGGGGGAACCCGGAATCGGGAAGAGCACCCTGCTAGACACCGTCATCGCAGCCTCGGAGGATCAGGACCGATTCCTCCTCCGGGCAAAAGGAGTGCGAAGCGGAACCGAAATCGCTTTCGGTGCCTTGCACGAAATGTTGCACCCGCTTCTTCGGTTTGCTACTGCACTCCCGGCGCGTCAGAGCGCGGCGCTCGACGTCGCGTTCGGCCGGCAAGAAGGGCCAGCTCCGGATCGTCTTCTGCTCGGCCTCGCCGTCCTCGGCCTCTTCGAAGAGGCGAGCGCGAACGGAACTGTCGTCGCCGTTGCCGACGACCTGCACTGGATGGACCGCACGTCGGTGGACGTACTCGAATTTGTGGGGTCGCGACTTCGAGACCTCCCAGTCTTGATCGTCGCAGCGACGAGGACCGGCACCGCCAGCGCCGAACGCGCAGAGTCCTTTCCGAGTGCGCTTCATCTCGGACCCCTCGACGATGTCGCGGCCGATCGCCTCGTCGCTGACGTGGCCGCCCATCTTCTTCCCCGTGATCGTCTACGCGTCCGGCGAGAAGCGTATGGAAATCCGCTCGCGCTGCTGGAGTTTGCATCGTCCTCGTCTGGCACCGCCGGTGCGACACCCGGGGAACGTATGTCTGTCCGACTCGAGCGGACGTTCCTCGACGAGGTTCGTCTTCTACCCGATGCTGCGCAGCACGCGCTGTTGCTGGCCGTGGCAGGGGAGGACGCCTCGGTCAGGGAAGTTTCCGAAGCTGTGGCCGAGGTGGGTCTGGACGCCGGCGATTTGGCGACGCTCGAGCGTGCTGGCATTCTCCGCCGTGACGGGGACAAGTACGTTCCACGTCATCCGCTCGTTGGGTCCGCACACTACGACGCCGCAGATCCGGTTCGCCGTCGGGAAGCACACGAAGCGCTCGCGCATGTCATCCGGTCGCCAAACCGGCGTGCACTTCATCAGGCGGAGGCGACGCCCGGACTCGACGAGACTGTCGCGAGCCAACTTGATGCGATTGCGGAAGCAGCTTTGCGCCAAGGAGCACCAGCCGAGGCTGCTTCGGCTTGGAAACGGGCGGCGGATTTGTCCCCGGGCGCGAATCAGCAGGCGATCCGCCTCGTCGAGGCGGCAGAAGCGGCGCGGCAAGCGGGAGCATCAGCAGAAGCGTCGACGTTGTTGGACCGGGCGCGTCCTCTCGCTGAGCTCTCGGATGCGCGGGCGCAGCAGCGGTTCGCCCGCGCGGAGTGGATGCTGAGCATGACCGCCAACCATCAGGGCAGGACCGCCGTGGAATTGGTTGCCTTCGCGTCCACGCGTGCAGACCCATCTCAGCGGGCCGAGTCTTTGCTCTGGGCTGCAGCAAAGTGCTACATCCACCAAGAGTCTGAAGAGGTGCGGGAGACAGTGGCCCGGGCAATCGAGGCATCGCCCGTGCGGGACACTGAGGATTCAGTGCTCGCCGACGTCGCTCTTGCTCTCGTACGTCCCGGATGGCGCCTCAACGAGCAAACGATTGACGCGTTCCTAGCTCGGGCCCGAGCAACCGACGGCGTCATCGTGAATTGCTTGGCATTCGCCGCCGAAGAGTCAGGCGATATGACGTCCTCGGACAGGTGTTGGACTGCTGGCGTCCGGCTTTTTCACGAGGCGTCGCGGACCAGCGACGAGACGACGGCCTTGTGCGGCCGAGCTTCACCGAGAATCACGGCCGGTCACCTCTCGGATGGACTCGCAGACGCCGATCGCGCGGAGCGGCTGAGCGCGGAACTTGACCTTCCCGTCGTTGCCGGAATGGCTCTTGCGGAGGCCGCTCGAGCGCATGCGCGGCTCGGTGATGGGCCATCGGCGACCGATCGTCTGAGATCGCTGAAGAGCATCGAGGTAGCGACCGGGTTCGCTCGAATCGTTGCGACCGCGGCATGGGCGGAAGCGATCGTCGCCGTCGATGAAGGTCGTCACCAGGACGCAGTTGCGCACCACGCTCGGACCTTGGTGAACCGTCCGGTTGCTTTGTGGGCGGGAGCCGACGTGGTTGAGTCCGCGTTGCGAACCGGTGACCGAGCGCCTGCCGTGGAGTGGCTGCTCGAGGCTGCTGCCGTTGCTACCTCCAGCGGGTCTGCGCATCTTGCTCTGCTCGTCGAGCGGGCGCGGGGTCTCCTCGCTGGCGATGATGAGACGGCGATCCCGCACCTCGAAAAAGCGGTTGAACTCGGGTCAAGCGCGCACACCCCATTTGACCTCGCCGTTGCGCTTGTCCACCTCGGGGAGCGGCTGCGTCGAGCCCGCCGAATATTGGAAGCTCGGGACCGCCTTACGGAGGCTGTCCGGATCTTCGACGATATCGGCGCCTCCCGATGGAGTAGTCGAGCACGAGCCGAACTCAGAGCTACCGGCGGCGTGGCGGGTTACCGCGCGTCGGACAGCGATTCCCCGATCCGGCTGCTGACGCCGCAGGAGCTGCTCGTATCGCAACTGGCCGCCACCGGCCGAACGAACAAAGAGATCGCAGATGAAATCTACCTATCCCACCGGACAGTAGGTGCGCATCTCTCGCGCGCGTTTACGAAGCTGGGCATCAGCCGGCGTTCGCAACTGAACACAGCACTATCGGCCAGCCGGGTCGCCTAA
- a CDS encoding ABC transporter ATP-binding protein: MLAVVGPSGSGKSTLLACLSGLETPLRGSVMIDGVNMRGLSPQRSARHRRGRVGFVFQSYNLLPALTARENVSLPARLARRRADRKTVDDALAAVGLLDVAHRRPDELSGGQQQRVAIARTLVVEPEVVFADEPTGALDSVAGAGVLSLLRDRAAGDRAVVMVTHDLAAAARADRALVLRDGKVHAELHHPDAEALFTAVERAAAPA; encoded by the coding sequence ATGTTGGCGGTGGTCGGCCCCAGCGGTTCGGGAAAGTCGACGCTCCTGGCCTGCCTGTCCGGTCTTGAAACGCCCCTTCGGGGTTCAGTGATGATCGACGGGGTGAACATGCGGGGGCTCTCGCCTCAGCGTTCAGCACGCCACCGTCGCGGACGAGTGGGCTTCGTGTTCCAGTCGTACAACCTTCTTCCGGCGCTGACCGCGCGTGAGAACGTCTCGCTGCCGGCGCGACTTGCTCGCCGACGGGCAGATCGAAAGACAGTGGACGACGCGTTGGCGGCCGTCGGTCTTCTCGATGTGGCGCATCGTCGGCCCGATGAGTTGTCCGGTGGGCAGCAGCAGCGAGTCGCGATCGCGCGAACGTTGGTTGTTGAGCCGGAAGTTGTTTTCGCTGACGAGCCGACGGGCGCTCTTGACTCGGTCGCTGGTGCGGGCGTGCTGAGCCTTCTTCGCGATCGTGCCGCAGGGGACCGCGCGGTGGTGATGGTCACGCATGATCTCGCGGCCGCTGCTCGGGCCGACCGCGCGCTCGTGCTCCGGGACGGGAAGGTGCACGCCGAGCTGCACCACCCGGACGCCGAGGCGCTCTTCACCGCGGTCGAACGCGCGGCGGCGCCGGCATGA